Genomic DNA from Haloplanus sp. HW8-1:
CCGGCGCGGCGGGTACGTCCGGATCGCTAACGTGCTGTTTGGCAAGGTTTCGACACATCCAGGCAAGCCGTCTGAGCGATGCCATATCGCCAGACGGCGTCCATTTCCCGGTTAATCTGGCGGAATATCACCGTGAGAACGTCTGAGGATACCCTTAGTCGGCGGCAAAACAAGGCAAGACAAGGTCGACATCGATGTTGTGAGGGAGTACCTGAAGATCGCGGTCTGCGAGGACATCGCGTGGATGACGGATCAGGGAGTGTGGGATGGAGACGAGGACGTGGAGCGGATCGTCACCGAGATGGACGAGTACGCAGAGGCGAACACGAAAATGATGGTGGGTCGGGTCGCCTCCAGTCACCGAGATATGATGCGACTCAGCGGTGCTATTATGCAGGAGACATTCAGCAGCGAGTAGGTCACAGTCACTCGAGCATATTTCCCGACTTGTCGGTCGACTGGGTGACAGCGCATTCCCGGCCAGACTACCAGATCTGGCCCCGATCGTCCAGCTTCTCGGTCAGCTCCTCGACCTCCTCGAAGTAGACGTGATACCGGTTCCGCCTGACTCCCTCGCCAGAGACCTCAACTTCACCCTCCGAGAGGCGTTCTCGGACAACGCTTTGCGCTTGCTCGATGTCGGTGTCGGCGGCAGCGGCGATCCACTCCATCCCCCGCCACCGTGGGTACTCGTTCGTGAGAACGTGATCGACCCGCTCTTCCGGGGTCATATCGGCGGGATAGTCGGGCTCCAGCTCGTCGGGATCGGCAGGTGGCTCGAATGCCTCCTTGGCATCGTCGAGTGCATCTCGGATGGAGTCGGGGAGGTCATCGGTCATGACTCCGGATCCTCCGTGTGGTAACTTAGTTGCCGGCGTCGGATTCACTCCAACTCGAAATCCGCTTCAAATGACTGCTTAAATTCATCCTCGTCCATTGTCTGCTCGCGCTGTGCGATAGCGACCGAGATCGATCGTTCTATTCCATCTATATGCGAATGCATTTCACGGACTTCGTCGGCCTCGATCTCGCCCTCACGCAACTTATCCAGAGCCTCAATCACGTCCATATTCGGATATTACATCCCAAAGGAGAAAAGAGCCGGCTACAGCGAAAGCGTGAACCACTGGCGTTCTGTATGGATACCGCGGCTGACAGGGGACAAGTATGCTGCTCCCAAAACAAATTAATCCGTGTCCACGAGACGACGTATGGCTGACGACCGTCCCACCAACGTGAACAAGCGTGTTACCAAGGAGTGGACGACGGACACCAGCCCCGGCGAGCGCGTTCGCACCGTGATGAAACGGACGTACGACTCCCAGTCGGTCGCCACCATCGCCGAACGGGCGCTAATCTCGGAGACGACTGCACGCAAGCATCTGGATATCCTCGCCGAAGAGGGCTTCGTCAAGACAGCCTCCCCGCCGGATGAGAACGGGACGTGGTACAAACGTGCTCCCCGCTCGGTTGTCCTCGAACGCGCGGGGCAGATCCTCGATTCGGTCGATGTTGAGACGCTTTCGGCTCGCGTCACGGAGCTTCGCGAGACTGTCCGGGAATTTGAGGAGCAGACCGGCGCAGAATCCCCACGCGCCGCGGCCATCGATGACACAGAACTGGATGCGGCGGCGATAGCGGAGTGGCAGACGACGCATCGGAACCTGAAGCTTGCGCGGGCTGCACTCGCGCTCGCGGATGCAACCGAGGCCGTCGAGGCCTACACCGACTCAGGCGACCACGGTGGGCCATCAGCTCTCAATGGTTGATACTGTCTGCGCACCCGGGGAGATCCCGTAGTCAAGGAGGTCGTGAGGTCTCGTCGGAGCAACTGGTAGCAGTTTATACGGTCTAGCTCTAGCCGGAAGGGAGGCGACCCTCGCC
This window encodes:
- a CDS encoding DUF7342 family protein translates to MADDRPTNVNKRVTKEWTTDTSPGERVRTVMKRTYDSQSVATIAERALISETTARKHLDILAEEGFVKTASPPDENGTWYKRAPRSVVLERAGQILDSVDVETLSARVTELRETVREFEEQTGAESPRAAAIDDTELDAAAIAEWQTTHRNLKLARAALALADATEAVEAYTDSGDHGGPSALNG